From the Bacteroidales bacterium genome, one window contains:
- a CDS encoding DUF1573 domain-containing protein, translated as MKLQKLIMLFVAVFAFTFMGYGQVEPGEAPMFGNVRGGNPAHSHNFGKVSGAVQSYNFKIKNTGTTTMHITDIKIPEKIGVTVMNMHIPKGKEGIIIITVDPTIQVKGKFAEMIIITTQQKEPGMITTKEISFTVAGEVK; from the coding sequence ATGAAATTACAGAAATTAATTATGCTGTTTGTAGCCGTATTTGCATTTACATTTATGGGTTACGGACAAGTTGAACCGGGCGAGGCACCTATGTTCGGTAATGTTAGAGGAGGAAATCCGGCTCACAGTCATAACTTTGGTAAAGTAAGCGGAGCTGTTCAATCTTACAATTTTAAGATTAAAAATACCGGAACTACTACTATGCACATTACTGACATTAAAATTCCTGAAAAAATTGGAGTTACAGTTATGAACATGCACATTCCGAAAGGTAAAGAAGGAATAATTATTATTACAGTTGATCCTACAATTCAAGTGAAAGGAAAATTTGCTGAAATGATTATTATTACTACTCAACAAAAAGAACCCGGTATGATAACTACAAAAGAAATTTCTTTTACGGTTGCTGGTGAAGTAAAATAA